A portion of the Glycine max cultivar Williams 82 chromosome 10, Glycine_max_v4.0, whole genome shotgun sequence genome contains these proteins:
- the LOC100801111 gene encoding cucumisin produces MGDHPKGVVQSTELLHISMVQNILGSKFAPDALLHSYKKSFNGFVAKLTEEEAARMAGLDGVVSVFQNKKNKLQTTKSWDFIGFSQNVKRTSIESDIIVGVIDFGIWPESDSFNDKGFGPPPQKWKGTCHNFTCNNKIIGAKYFRMDGSFGEDDIISPRDSNGHGTHCASTAAGNSVESTSFFGLASGTARGGVPSARIAVYKPCWSSGCDDADILQAFDEAIADDVDVISISLGPVSVDHRNYFEDVFAIGAFHAMKKGILTSHSAGNEGPELSTMSVYAPWLLSVAASTTDRKLFTLVQLGDGTVYEGVSVNTFDLKNESYPLIYAGDAPNITGGFNRSISRSCIQNSLDEDLVKGKIVLCDGLIGSRSLGLASGAAGILLRSLASKDVANTFALPAVHLSSNDGALIHSYINLTGNPTATIFKSNEGKDSLAPYIASFSSRGPNPITPNILKPDLAAPGVDILAAWSPISPVAGVKGDERNGNYNIISGTSMACPHVTAAAAYIKSFHPDWSPATIKSALMTTATPMSIALNPEAEFAYGAGQINPIKALNPGLVYDANEIDYVKFLCGQGYDTKKLRSITADNSSCTQANNGTVWDLNLPSFALSMNTPTFFSRVFHRTVTNVGSATSKYKARVIAPPSLLNIIVEPEVLSFSFVGQKKSFTLRIEGRINVGIVSSSLVWDDGTSQVRSPIVVYSE; encoded by the exons ATGGGTGATCATCCCAAGGGAGTCGTCCAATCCACAGAATTACTTCACATTAGTATGGTTCAAAACATCCTCGGCAG CAAATTTGCCCCAGATGCTTTGCTACATAGCTACAAGAAGAGTTTTAATGGATTTGTTGCAAAGCTAACAGAAGAGGAAGCAGCGAGAATGGCAG GATTGGATGGTGTGGTTTCGGTcttccaaaacaaaaagaataagtTGCAAACAACAAAGTCTTGGGACTTCATAGGCTTTTCTCAGAATGTCAAAAGAACAAGTATAGAGAGCGACATAATTGTTGGAGTAATAGATTTCGGAATTTGGCCAGAGTCTGATAGTTTTAATGACAAAGGATTTGGTCCACCACCACAAAAATGGAAGGGCACTTGCCATAACTTTACCTGCAACAA CAAAATAATTGGAGCAAAATATTTCCGCATGGATGGTTCATTTGGAGAAGATGACATAATATCACCCAGGGATTCAAATGGCCATGGAACTCACTGTGCATCCACTGCTGCTGGAAACTCAGTTGAGTCCACAAGCTTCTTTGGCCTTGCCTCAGGGACAGCAAGAGGAGGAGTTCCATCGGCACGAATCGCGGTGTACAAACCTTGTTGGTCATCTGGCTGCGATGATGCCGACATCCTTCAAGCATTCGATGAAGCCATCGCAGATGATGTTGACGTCATTTCCATTTCCTTGGGACCTGTGAGTGTCGATCACCGCAACTATTTTGAAGATGTGTTCGCCATTGGGGCTTTCCATGCAATGAAGAAAGGAATATTAACGTCCCATTCTGCTGGTAATGAGGGTCCAGAGCTTTCTACAATGTCTGTTTATGCTCCGTGGTTACTTTCTGTGGCTGCAAGCACTACAGACAGAAAGCTTTTTACCCTTGTTCAGTTGGGTGATGGCACAGTCTAtgag GGAGTTTCAGTCAATACATTTGATCTTAAAAACGAAAGTTATCCATTAATTTATGCTGGAGATGCACCCAACATCACTGGTGGATTCAATAGATCCATATCCAG GTCATGTATCCAAAATTCTTTGGATGAGGATTTGGTGAAGGGAAAGATTGTTCTGTGTGATGGTTTGATTGGTTCTAGATCTTTGGGATTGGCTTCTGGAGCAGCCGGTATTTTACTAAGAAGTTTGGCGTCAAAAGATGTTGCAAATACATTTGCATTACCAGCCGTCCACCTTAGCTCAAACGATGGGGCACTCATACACTCTTACATAAATTTAACagg TAATCCAACTGCCACTATATTTAAGAGTAATGAAGGCAAAGACTCGTTAGCCCCTTACATAGCTTCATTCTCATCTAGAGGTCCAAATCCAATCACTCCAAACATTCTCAAG CCTGATTTAGCTGCTCCTGGAGTTGACATTTTGGCTGCATGGTCTCCAATTAGTCCTGTTGCTGGGGTCAAAGGTGATGAGAGAAATGGAAACTACAATATAATATCAGGCACCTCAATGGCATGCCCTCATGTTACTGCAGCAGCTGCCTATATCAAATCATTTCATCCTGATTGGTCTCCTGCAACAATCAAATCAGCATTAATGACTACTG CTACCCCAATGAGCATTGCACTTAATCCTGAAGCTGAATTTGCTTATGGTGCTGGACAAATCAACCCCATCAAAGCATTGAATCCTGGCTTAGTATATGATGCCAATGAAATTGATTATGTCAAGTTTTTGTGTGGGCAAGGTTATGATACTAAAAAGCTAAGGAGTATTACAGCTGATAATAGCAGTTGTACACAAGCCAATAATGGAACAGTTTGGGATCTAAATCTCCCATCCTTTGCACTCTCCATGAACACCCCAACATTTTTTAGTCGCGTTTTCCATAGAACTGTTACCAATGTTGGATCTGCTACATCAAAATATAAAGCTAGAGTAATTGCACCTCCATCTTTGTTAAACATTATAGTGGAGCCAGAAGTTTTGTCCTTCTCATTTGTGGGTCAAAAGAAGTCCTTCACTCTTAGGATTGAAGGGAGAATTAATGTGGGTatagtttcttcttctttggttTGGGATGATGGCACTTCACAAGTAAGGAGTCCTATTGTAGTGTACtctgaataa